From the Burkholderia ubonensis subsp. mesacidophila genome, the window TCGAATACCTGTTCATCGCGAAGGCGATCGAACGGATCGGCGACCACGCGAAGAACCTCGCCGAATTCATCATCTACATCGTGAAGGGCACCGACGTGCGGCACCAGCCGCGCGACACGCTCGATCGCGAAGCCAACAGCTAACCCGTCCAGGTACAAGACGAACAACGAGGTGCCGATGCCCAGCAACATTCTCGTCATCGAAGACGAACCCGCGATATCCGAGCTGATCTCGGTGAATCTCCAGCATGCCGGACACTGCCCGATCCGCGCGTACAACGCGGAGCAGGCGGCGAACCTGATCAGCGACGTGCTGCCCGATCTCGTGCTGCTCGACTGGATGCTGCCGGGCAAGTCCGGCATCGCGTTCGCGCGCGACCTGCGCAACAACGAGCGGACCAAGCACATCCCGATCATCATGCTGACCGCGCGCGGCGACGAGCAGGACAAGGTGCTCGGCCTCGAGATCGGCGCGGACGACTACGTGACGAAGCCGTTCTCGCCGAAGGAGCTGATGGCGCGCATCAAGGCGGTGCTGCGCCGCCGCGCGCCGCAGCTGACCGAGGACGTCGTGTCGATCAACGGGCTGCGTCTCGA encodes:
- the phoB gene encoding phosphate regulon transcriptional regulator PhoB — encoded protein: MPSNILVIEDEPAISELISVNLQHAGHCPIRAYNAEQAANLISDVLPDLVLLDWMLPGKSGIAFARDLRNNERTKHIPIIMLTARGDEQDKVLGLEIGADDYVTKPFSPKELMARIKAVLRRRAPQLTEDVVSINGLRLDPATHRVAAHADGSEIKLDLGPTEFRLLHFFMTHPERVHSRTQLLDQVWGDHVFVEERTVDVHIKRLRAALKPAGCDAMIETVRGSGYRLAKHA